From Granulicella sp. WH15, the proteins below share one genomic window:
- the yidD gene encoding membrane protein insertion efficiency factor YidD, with translation MKAIVLKLLFGLYKRAFSPMLHSFGVSHCIYLPTCSEYAYVAIDRFGWIKGTRLAVARVARCNPLAKGGFDPVPDR, from the coding sequence ATGAAAGCCATTGTGCTGAAGCTGCTCTTCGGCCTCTACAAGCGGGCGTTTTCGCCCATGCTGCATAGCTTTGGCGTCTCGCATTGCATCTATCTTCCTACCTGTTCCGAATATGCCTACGTCGCCATCGACCGCTTCGGTTGGATCAAGGGTACGCGGCTGGCGGTTGCGCGGGTTGCTCGCTGCAATCCTCTGGCGAAGGGTGGATTCGACCCGGTTCCTGATCGTTAG